One genomic window of Luteitalea pratensis includes the following:
- a CDS encoding globin domain-containing protein produces the protein MTHRISPDKVMITRTQRDLVRQSLDRLTVDAVPVTLLLYGKLFELDPSARRLFHNDLAVQGRKLMDTLDAVASSLDNLESLRPRLLQLGRRHADYGVGPADYDRLITALLWAFAQALGPDFDKPTREAWRVALSAVAAVMQEGTAAGG, from the coding sequence ATGACGCATCGGATTTCGCCCGACAAGGTGATGATCACACGCACCCAGCGCGACCTGGTCAGGCAGAGCCTCGATCGACTCACCGTCGACGCCGTTCCCGTGACGCTGCTGCTCTATGGCAAGCTCTTCGAGCTGGACCCCTCCGCCCGCCGCTTGTTCCACAACGATCTCGCTGTCCAAGGCCGCAAGTTGATGGACACGCTCGACGCGGTCGCAAGCTCGCTCGACAACCTCGAGTCGCTGCGGCCCCGTCTGCTTCAGCTCGGACGACGCCATGCCGATTACGGAGTCGGTCCGGCCGACTACGACAGGTTGATCACGGCGCTGCTCTGGGCATTTGCGCAGGCGCTCGGTCCTGATTTCGACAAACCCACCCGCGAGGCCTGGCGGGTGGCCCTGTCCGCCGTTGCCGCCGTGATGCAGGAGGGAACTGCGGCAGGTGGATGA
- a CDS encoding serine/threonine-protein kinase, producing MTPERWLAVGELFELALTAPVNERTILIDRLAQTDDEVRREVRSLLASHQAVPGGFVQKRIDAALESFQQTSTGVSAPTRVGPYRLMRELGRGGMGTVFLAERDDDEYRARVAIKLVRPGMDTEFILARFRRERQTLARLQHPNISRLLDGGTTDDGLPYIVMEYIDGPWITRYAAQHALAVETRLRLFLAVCSAVDYAHRNFIVHRDLKPGNILVDTRGVPKLLDFGICKLLVEAGNAATDTVAALLTPRYASPEQIRGEAATPSSDIYSLGAVLYELLTGTGPRRFENLTALAIQRALETPIVRPSAAVDEPRLARQLTGDLDNIVSRALDASPGRRYDSAAQLADDVRRHLLHEPVTARPQTLAYRAYTFVRRHRGAVAAAAAVGGSVMAAAAVALYEARRADARVGHIRSLASTLVLDGHEALQAIDRAIARVSIPAVANNRELRLALADGYMDSSNAKRHLGDVRGACAAAAESLRLYFEAAGAGWSTPVVLSGVANMPASIGASEKRRAHLRPGHAHFHDAAAMPERFTAAEPRDAGMERALMLAYGQIGDVLGKPGIQKLGQRRQALRAYGQAADVARRLYELDRSDRRAAADYSNALNRVDTAMDGNDCTQKLAVQRERLRMLDELGRRSPHDMTLRTDRAIAHLDVGNTLTAAGEVDNAHLAYLNSAAIAEPSLAHGDATLLVMFIRANQRLALNAVARGRRADALAFAVCALDAGDSSSADARMLRAGQRGVSAMGLTYAALMRSQVGEPGDRQNALRWLREAAQGWQKAQPGTSVEAPDRREMREIEAALAQIEGAVIE from the coding sequence ATGACTCCGGAGCGATGGCTGGCTGTCGGCGAGCTCTTCGAGCTGGCACTGACGGCGCCGGTCAACGAGCGAACCATCTTGATCGATCGCCTCGCGCAAACAGACGACGAGGTTCGGCGGGAGGTGCGGTCGCTGCTGGCAAGTCATCAAGCAGTTCCTGGCGGGTTCGTCCAGAAGCGAATCGATGCCGCACTCGAATCGTTCCAGCAGACGAGCACAGGCGTCAGCGCACCGACTCGGGTCGGTCCGTATCGACTGATGCGCGAGCTTGGCCGCGGCGGTATGGGCACGGTGTTTCTCGCCGAACGCGACGACGACGAGTACCGGGCGAGGGTCGCGATCAAACTCGTACGGCCAGGGATGGACACCGAGTTCATCCTCGCCCGCTTCCGCCGCGAGCGGCAGACACTGGCCCGGCTCCAGCACCCGAACATCAGCCGCCTGCTCGATGGCGGGACGACCGACGATGGTCTCCCGTACATCGTGATGGAATACATCGACGGTCCATGGATCACGAGGTATGCCGCGCAGCACGCGCTGGCAGTCGAGACCCGCCTGCGCCTCTTTCTGGCGGTCTGCTCCGCGGTCGATTACGCGCACCGCAACTTCATCGTCCACCGCGACCTGAAGCCAGGCAACATCCTGGTCGACACCCGAGGGGTGCCCAAGCTGCTCGACTTCGGCATCTGCAAGCTGCTCGTCGAAGCTGGCAATGCCGCCACTGACACGGTCGCGGCGTTGTTGACGCCGCGTTATGCCAGTCCCGAGCAGATTCGGGGGGAGGCCGCGACGCCTTCTTCGGACATCTACTCGCTCGGCGCAGTGCTCTACGAATTACTCACTGGAACGGGTCCGCGGCGATTCGAGAACCTGACCGCGCTGGCGATCCAGCGAGCTCTCGAGACACCGATTGTGCGGCCGAGCGCGGCAGTCGACGAGCCGCGACTCGCACGCCAGCTGACCGGCGACCTGGACAACATTGTGTCGCGGGCTCTCGACGCCTCGCCTGGACGGCGGTACGACTCAGCCGCACAGCTTGCAGACGACGTTCGACGGCACCTGCTGCACGAGCCGGTCACGGCCAGGCCGCAGACGCTTGCCTATCGTGCCTACACCTTCGTGCGCCGTCATCGAGGTGCAGTGGCGGCAGCCGCGGCCGTGGGGGGCAGTGTGATGGCAGCCGCCGCCGTGGCCCTGTACGAGGCGCGACGTGCCGATGCGCGAGTCGGGCACATCCGCTCGCTCGCGTCCACGCTCGTGCTCGACGGTCACGAGGCGCTGCAGGCGATCGACCGCGCGATTGCACGAGTGTCGATACCGGCCGTCGCGAACAATCGCGAGTTGCGGCTCGCGCTCGCTGACGGATACATGGATTCCAGCAACGCGAAACGACACCTTGGTGACGTTCGCGGGGCGTGCGCAGCCGCCGCCGAGTCGCTGCGGCTGTACTTCGAAGCCGCTGGTGCTGGCTGGTCGACGCCGGTCGTGCTGAGCGGGGTGGCCAACATGCCTGCCAGCATCGGTGCGAGCGAGAAGCGCCGTGCACACCTGAGACCTGGGCACGCCCATTTTCACGATGCCGCAGCGATGCCGGAGAGGTTCACTGCCGCCGAGCCGCGGGATGCCGGCATGGAGCGAGCGCTGATGCTGGCATACGGGCAGATCGGCGACGTGCTCGGTAAGCCCGGCATTCAGAAGCTCGGCCAACGGCGTCAAGCGCTTCGGGCATACGGGCAAGCCGCGGACGTCGCAAGACGATTGTATGAGCTGGACCGCTCGGATAGACGCGCGGCCGCCGACTACAGCAACGCCCTGAACCGCGTCGACACCGCGATGGATGGCAACGACTGCACGCAGAAGCTTGCGGTTCAACGCGAAAGGCTCCGCATGCTCGACGAGCTCGGCCGGCGTAGCCCGCATGACATGACACTCCGGACGGATCGGGCGATCGCGCACCTCGATGTCGGGAACACATTGACTGCCGCAGGCGAGGTCGACAATGCCCACCTCGCCTATCTGAATTCGGCAGCGATTGCCGAACCGTCCCTGGCACACGGGGACGCCACCCTGCTCGTGATGTTCATACGGGCCAACCAGCGGCTCGCGCTGAACGCCGTCGCCAGGGGCCGGCGCGCCGACGCGCTGGCGTTCGCTGTATGCGCGCTTGATGCGGGAGACAGTTCGTCGGCCGACGCGCGGATGCTGCGAGCCGGCCAGCGGGGCGTGTCGGCGATGGGCTTGACCTATGCGGCATTGATGCGCAGCCAGGTGGGTGAACCCGGGGACCGCCAGAACGCCCTCCGCTGGCTGCGCGAGGCTGCCCAGGGGTGGCAGAAGGCTCAGCCCGGCACCTCGGTCGAGGCGCCCGATCGGCGCGAGATGCGCGAGATCGAGGCAGCGCTCGCCCAAATTGAAGGCGCGGTGATCGAATGA
- a CDS encoding sigma-70 family RNA polymerase sigma factor encodes MDPAAEVTRLLLDLTNGEPAAADRLIPIVYEELRRLAAHYLRDEHAAITLQPTALVHEAYLRLVAQAMPDWESRSHFYGVAAHLMRQILVDHARRHRSQKRGGGQVTLALDGVVALVPMKSDDIVALDDALSALAAVDARKSRVIELRFFGGLSVEETARALNVSVGTIGRDQRLAEAWLHRELSRGES; translated from the coding sequence ATGGACCCCGCGGCCGAGGTTACGAGGCTGTTGCTCGATCTCACCAACGGCGAGCCGGCGGCGGCCGATCGGCTGATCCCCATCGTCTACGAGGAGCTCCGCCGCCTCGCCGCGCACTACTTGCGCGACGAGCATGCGGCCATCACCCTGCAACCGACGGCGCTCGTGCACGAGGCGTACCTGCGCCTGGTGGCGCAGGCCATGCCCGACTGGGAATCCCGCTCGCATTTCTATGGCGTCGCCGCACACCTGATGCGCCAGATCCTCGTCGACCACGCACGCCGTCACCGCAGTCAGAAGCGCGGCGGCGGACAGGTGACGTTGGCGCTTGACGGCGTGGTCGCTCTCGTGCCGATGAAGTCGGACGACATCGTGGCGCTCGACGACGCCCTCAGCGCACTGGCAGCAGTGGATGCGCGCAAATCCAGGGTCATCGAGCTGCGCTTTTTCGGGGGATTGAGTGTTGAGGAAACGGCGCGGGCGCTGAACGTCTCGGTCGGAACGATCGGCCGCGACCAGCGCCTGGCCGAGGCCTGGCTCCATCGCGAGCTGTCGCGCGGTGAGTCATGA